The Leptospira sp. WS39.C2 genome contains a region encoding:
- a CDS encoding RluA family pseudouridine synthase gives MKQKTNTRFLPKGLTILHEDRDILVVDKPAGLLTIATDSEKSKTAYASLMDYVKKGSDRSKNRIFIVHRLDRDTSGILVFAKTEVAKQTLQDNWDKTKKIYIAATHGVWKEKQGSIQSYLTESKAHRVYSVDDPKLGKFSETKYKVLKESNLYSLLEIELITGRKNQIRVHFSDKGHPIIGDSKYGNDSKSFPRMALHSLSITLTHPFQKKPLSFTTKIPNFISGLVGGYERIANET, from the coding sequence ATGAAACAAAAAACTAACACTCGGTTTTTACCAAAAGGTTTAACCATTTTACACGAAGACCGAGACATACTTGTCGTTGATAAACCAGCGGGTCTACTGACCATTGCTACTGATTCCGAAAAATCAAAAACAGCTTATGCATCTCTTATGGACTATGTGAAAAAAGGAAGTGATCGTTCCAAAAATCGTATTTTTATAGTTCACCGTTTGGATCGAGATACTTCTGGGATTTTGGTATTTGCAAAAACAGAGGTCGCCAAACAAACATTACAAGATAATTGGGACAAAACCAAAAAAATTTATATCGCTGCCACTCATGGTGTTTGGAAAGAGAAACAAGGTTCGATCCAATCTTATCTGACAGAATCCAAAGCACATCGAGTGTATTCCGTTGATGATCCCAAACTCGGAAAATTTTCCGAAACAAAATACAAAGTATTAAAAGAATCAAATTTATATTCCCTTCTCGAAATTGAACTCATCACCGGTCGTAAGAACCAAATCCGAGTTCATTTTTCCGATAAAGGACATCCCATTATTGGAGATTCCAAATATGGTAACGATTCTAAGTCCTTTCCGAGAATGGCACTCCATTCCTTATCGATCACCTTGACTCATCCCTTCCAAAAAAAACCATTATCATTTACGACCAAAATACCCAATTTTATCTCAGGACTTGTGGGTGGTTACGAAAGGATAGCAAATGAAACATAA
- a CDS encoding HAD family hydrolase: MKHKGFIFDMDGVVVDNHKFHFKAWMEFSKKYNFPLDAKIYRDTYNGKTNADLFRMIFGDISSEEIQNYGSEKEHLYQTLYKEEMKPHLGILEYFQFLKSKDVKLALGTSAPTMNVNFTLDNLQLRSYFDVIIDGSMVSQGKPHPEVYELCAKGLYLNPKDCIVFEDSIAGLQSGKAAGCSILGVATSHTKEELKSHVDQIISDFTDPLVFTL, encoded by the coding sequence ATGAAACATAAAGGATTTATTTTTGATATGGATGGGGTGGTCGTCGACAATCACAAATTCCATTTTAAAGCTTGGATGGAATTTTCAAAAAAATACAACTTCCCTCTCGATGCCAAAATTTACCGCGATACTTATAATGGAAAAACCAATGCTGATTTGTTCCGAATGATTTTTGGAGATATTTCTTCAGAAGAAATTCAAAACTATGGTTCCGAAAAGGAACATTTATACCAAACCTTATACAAAGAGGAAATGAAACCGCATCTAGGAATTCTGGAATACTTTCAGTTTTTGAAATCCAAGGATGTGAAGTTAGCATTGGGAACATCCGCACCAACAATGAATGTGAATTTCACATTAGACAATCTCCAATTACGATCCTACTTTGATGTGATCATTGACGGTTCCATGGTGTCGCAAGGAAAACCCCACCCTGAAGTCTACGAACTTTGTGCCAAAGGATTGTACCTAAATCCAAAAGATTGTATTGTATTTGAAGACTCAATTGCAGGATTACAATCGGGAAAAGCCGCAGGGTGTTCCATATTAGGAGTTGCAACTTCACACACAAAAGAAGAACTAAAATCTCATGTGGACCAAATCATTTCTGATTTTACAGATCCACTTGTGTTTACATTATAA
- a CDS encoding response regulator, whose protein sequence is MINLLAVDDEMINLMIIDESLSDKGFTVVKAKDGEEAFQILNSGAMLFHAVILDRLMPKMDGIELLKKIKRSEKYRDIPVIFQTAMSSITDMTEGLDAGAFYYLTKPYSRALLVRIVQTAVEHFIKLQRAKEDLHKGMGALRHMITGEFRIRSIRESHELAPLLANACPDPERVLTGIMEILNNAIEHGNLGISYQEKSELHDNDKLMEEIFRRLDTPEYKDKFVKVTFERNEEWIEIRISDQGKGFDWKRYLSIEAMTKNAFKTHGRGIFMAKKLSFDDLTYIDEGRTAVIRINLTNKTSNLLTDFQE, encoded by the coding sequence ATGATCAATTTATTAGCTGTTGATGATGAGATGATCAATTTGATGATCATTGATGAATCTTTGTCTGATAAAGGATTCACTGTTGTGAAAGCCAAAGATGGAGAAGAAGCTTTTCAAATTTTAAATTCGGGTGCGATGTTATTCCATGCTGTCATTTTAGATCGATTGATGCCTAAAATGGATGGAATCGAACTTTTAAAAAAGATCAAACGATCAGAAAAATACCGAGACATTCCTGTTATATTCCAAACAGCCATGAGTTCTATCACAGATATGACAGAGGGACTTGATGCAGGTGCCTTTTATTATCTAACCAAACCTTATTCACGTGCACTTCTTGTTCGAATTGTACAAACAGCTGTTGAACATTTTATCAAATTACAAAGAGCCAAAGAAGACCTTCACAAAGGAATGGGTGCCCTTCGGCACATGATCACTGGAGAATTTCGAATTAGATCCATTCGAGAATCCCATGAACTAGCTCCTTTACTTGCGAATGCTTGTCCTGATCCGGAACGCGTGTTAACTGGGATTATGGAAATATTAAACAATGCTATCGAACATGGAAATTTGGGAATTTCTTACCAAGAGAAATCAGAACTCCATGATAACGACAAATTGATGGAAGAAATCTTCCGAAGGCTTGATACACCTGAATACAAAGACAAATTTGTAAAGGTGACATTCGAACGAAACGAAGAGTGGATTGAAATTCGAATCAGTGACCAAGGGAAAGGATTTGATTGGAAACGGTATTTGTCGATTGAAGCAATGACAAAAAATGCGTTCAAAACACATGGTCGTGGGATTTTTATGGCAAAAAAATTATCATTTGATGACCTAACTTACATTGATGAAGGTAGAACGGCTGTCATACGCATTAATCTTACGAATAAAACCAGTAATTTACTCACTGATTTTCAAGAATGA